The proteins below are encoded in one region of Leptolyngbyaceae cyanobacterium:
- a CDS encoding DUF3288 family protein, with amino-acid sequence MTKEQQHPQYNSDRKVVDTLLTGEQNDYNLVEAARLLIRYRDFPGANDIKTDLEKTLNRWKIDEETLYQATREIHTKGIVYKTRNADSEDWA; translated from the coding sequence ATGACTAAAGAACAACAGCATCCTCAATATAATAGCGATCGCAAAGTTGTCGATACTCTTTTAACAGGAGAGCAAAATGACTATAACTTAGTCGAAGCAGCACGGCTTTTAATTCGCTATCGTGACTTCCCTGGCGCAAACGATATCAAAACAGATTTAGAGAAAACTCTCAATAGGTGGAAGATAGATGAAGAAACATTGTATCAAGCTACCCGCGAAATTCATACCAAGGGGATAGTTTACAAAACTCGCAACGCTGACTCGGAAGATTGGGCTTAG
- a CDS encoding MlaD family protein produces MRSRTFREGSVGLLFLVGFGLFGVLVLWLRGVYFGGRSYKIIVEFPNAGGMQIGAPVRYRGVRIGRVSNIEPRPNRVDVELEITESDLAIPQNVVIEANQSGLISENSIDFMPTSAVSTDVRDANPFAANCQEQKQILCNNERLQGQAGVSLDELIRVTVRFANLYSDPQFFANVNSVVQNTSAAAQGVTQLTRDISSLTTSLKGELRNISVVTNSVSRNADKVGATADNLNRTVGKFSGTADRINNAVTQTANRVGVVTDKFGRTADQVSVTVNRLNTNTDRVLNNTNQSLNKVGVAADRFQITANQTSGLVSNLNNLLTTNKASLVNTLNNLSQASEQLRITVANLSPAINRVTQGQLIQNLETLSANAAQASANIRNLSNSLNDPTNLVTLQQTLDSARVTFQNAQKITSDLDDLTGDPSFRNNLRNLVNGLSGLVSSTEQLQQQVEVAQFLAPMAEATKMQFPEMVNMDHAPVIHPSIPKRTSIAENKTKKLHNQR; encoded by the coding sequence ATGCGATCGCGAACATTTCGGGAAGGCTCGGTTGGTTTATTATTCTTAGTAGGATTTGGTTTATTTGGTGTCTTAGTTTTGTGGTTGCGAGGAGTTTATTTCGGAGGACGTAGCTACAAAATCATCGTAGAATTTCCCAATGCAGGAGGAATGCAAATAGGAGCGCCCGTTCGCTATCGTGGAGTTAGAATTGGCAGAGTTAGCAACATCGAACCCAGACCAAATCGAGTAGATGTTGAATTGGAAATTACCGAATCAGATTTAGCGATTCCTCAAAATGTCGTAATAGAAGCAAATCAATCAGGGTTGATTAGTGAAAATTCAATTGACTTCATGCCTACTAGTGCAGTATCAACAGATGTTAGGGATGCTAATCCGTTCGCTGCTAATTGCCAAGAGCAAAAACAAATTCTTTGTAATAATGAACGCTTACAAGGTCAAGCTGGCGTTAGTCTCGACGAACTAATTCGCGTTACTGTTCGCTTTGCCAATTTATATAGCGATCCGCAATTTTTTGCTAATGTCAATTCCGTTGTCCAAAACACTTCGGCGGCGGCGCAGGGAGTAACCCAATTAACTCGCGATATTTCCAGTTTGACAACATCCTTAAAAGGAGAATTAAGAAACATATCTGTTGTTACTAATTCGGTAAGCCGGAATGCGGATAAAGTTGGTGCAACTGCGGACAATCTTAATCGAACTGTTGGTAAATTTTCCGGAACAGCCGATCGAATTAATAACGCCGTTACTCAAACTGCAAATAGAGTTGGTGTAGTAACTGACAAATTCGGTCGCACTGCCGACCAAGTTTCGGTTACAGTAAATAGATTAAATACAAATACCGATCGAGTACTTAATAATACCAATCAATCACTTAATAAAGTTGGTGTAGCAGCCGATCGTTTTCAGATTACCGCTAATCAAACAAGTGGCCTAGTGAGCAACTTAAATAATTTATTAACAACCAATAAAGCTTCCCTCGTCAATACTTTAAATAATCTCAGTCAAGCTAGCGAACAATTGCGAATAACAGTCGCTAATTTATCCCCGGCAATTAATCGAGTCACCCAAGGACAATTGATTCAAAATTTAGAAACTCTTTCCGCCAACGCTGCACAAGCATCAGCTAATATACGCAACCTTTCTAATTCTCTTAACGATCCAACCAATTTGGTAACGTTGCAACAAACTTTAGATTCTGCTAGAGTGACTTTTCAAAACGCTCAGAAAATTACATCAGACTTGGATGATTTGACAGGCGATCCATCTTTCCGCAATAATTTAAGAAATCTCGTTAATGGATTAAGTGGTTTGGTATCTTCGACTGAACAATTACAGCAGCAAGTTGAAGTAGCTCAGTTTTTGGCTCCGATGGCAGAAGCGACTAAAATGCAGTTTCCGGAAATGGTAAATATGGATCATGCTCCTGTGATTCATCCATCTATACCAAAGAGAACTTCTATCGCTGAAAATAAGACTAAAAAACTTCATAATCAGCGCTGA
- a CDS encoding ABC transporter ATP-binding protein: protein MAEALIELKGISKSFGNNLVLDEVDLNIYPGEALGVIGPSGTGKSTILRIISGLLAPDAGDIYIQGQQRQGLVEDAEDGIGIGMVFQQAALFDSLTVEENVGFLLFQHSKLPRQRIRELVNQKLEMVGLPGIGDRYPSQLSGGMRKRVSFARAIMTNPDNPKDNPEVLLYDEPTAGLDPVASTVIEDLIRQLQRTDGGCNTYAIVTHQDSTIRRTTDRIIFLYRGKIQWEGSVTEIDTTDNPLVRQFFSASVEGPIQAVG from the coding sequence ATGGCTGAGGCGTTAATTGAATTAAAAGGGATTAGCAAATCCTTTGGTAATAATTTGGTATTGGATGAGGTAGATCTGAATATTTATCCAGGGGAAGCATTAGGTGTGATCGGCCCTTCCGGTACTGGAAAATCAACGATTTTGCGAATAATTTCTGGCTTGTTAGCACCTGATGCGGGGGATATTTACATTCAAGGACAGCAAAGACAAGGTTTAGTTGAGGATGCGGAAGATGGTATTGGAATTGGGATGGTATTCCAGCAGGCAGCTTTGTTTGATTCTTTGACAGTAGAAGAAAATGTTGGTTTTTTGTTATTTCAACATTCTAAATTACCCCGTCAACGAATTCGGGAGTTAGTAAACCAAAAGTTGGAAATGGTAGGATTACCGGGAATAGGAGATCGCTATCCTTCTCAATTATCTGGCGGTATGCGGAAGCGGGTAAGTTTTGCTCGTGCTATCATGACTAATCCAGATAATCCAAAAGATAATCCCGAAGTTTTGTTGTACGATGAACCTACCGCAGGTTTAGACCCGGTTGCTTCTACGGTAATTGAGGATTTGATCCGCCAGTTACAGCGTACAGATGGGGGTTGTAATACTTATGCGATCGTGACTCACCAAGATAGTACCATTCGCCGTACTACCGATCGAATTATTTTTTTGTATCGAGGCAAAATCCAGTGGGAAGGTAGCGTTACAGAAATCGATACAACAGATAATCCATTAGTAAGGCAATTTTTTAGTGCTAGTGTAGAAGGGCCGATTCAAGCAGTTGGATGA
- a CDS encoding uracil-DNA glycosylase family protein, whose protein sequence is MSNIEQLITQIQQEAEKAAFPIDEPVYHETGLSPTQPILYAGNLESQLCFFARDLGKEEVTERQPLYGAAGKMVRRGLYRNIYDKEPTNTDDLNTVLDRVLFTNTVPYKPPGNKAYSEAVKKRFRPFLERLLVLHWQGDRIITLGNEAFKWYYPYAAKGVLAEFFERSDRYTASIQINLQATDLENNQHQRLITLMPLPHPSPLNQQYYAQFPQLLQQRLAEIM, encoded by the coding sequence ATGTCAAATATTGAACAACTAATTACGCAAATCCAGCAAGAAGCTGAAAAAGCTGCATTTCCAATTGATGAACCAGTTTATCACGAAACAGGTCTTTCTCCTACTCAACCAATTCTCTATGCAGGCAATTTAGAAAGTCAATTGTGTTTTTTTGCCAGGGATTTGGGCAAAGAGGAAGTAACTGAGCGACAACCGCTTTACGGTGCGGCTGGCAAAATGGTTCGGCGGGGTCTTTACCGGAATATTTACGATAAAGAACCTACAAATACTGATGATTTAAATACAGTTCTCGATCGCGTTTTGTTTACTAACACCGTTCCCTACAAACCACCAGGGAACAAAGCTTACTCAGAAGCAGTCAAAAAGAGATTCCGTCCGTTTTTAGAACGTTTATTAGTACTGCACTGGCAAGGCGATCGCATTATTACACTAGGCAACGAAGCCTTTAAATGGTATTATCCTTATGCGGCTAAAGGGGTGCTGGCCGAATTTTTTGAACGCAGCGATCGCTATACAGCTAGTATTCAAATCAATCTACAAGCCACAGACCTAGAAAACAACCAGCATCAACGTTTAATTACCCTCATGCCTCTTCCCCATCCTTCACCCCTCAACCAACAATACTATGCTCAATTTCCGCAACTGCTTCAGCAGCGTCTAGCAGAAATAATGTAA
- a CDS encoding Npun_R2479 family HD domain-containing metalloprotein → MFNPTEILIDTFVEKLREGYSRTYGGLKPDYEDIIAWAGSMALENIANSDALYHNVEHTVLVTLVGQEILRGKHIREGGVACEDWLHCIISLVCHDIGYVKGVCRQDRDSEGLYATGKDGGMVPLSPGASDASLTPYHVDRAKLFIDERFGGHKLIDATIIKRNIELTRFPVPTAEDHQDTIKYPGLIRAADLIGQLSDPRYLKKITSLFYEFEETGVNKALGYSHPGDLRRNYSKFYWHGVYPYIKDALRYLQLTQQGKQIIANLYSNVFVVEHEKTQEELKALVEQV, encoded by the coding sequence ATGTTTAACCCAACAGAAATCCTCATCGACACATTTGTAGAAAAGCTTCGCGAAGGTTACAGCCGCACTTATGGGGGGTTAAAACCTGACTACGAAGACATTATTGCTTGGGCGGGTAGCATGGCGCTAGAAAATATCGCCAACAGCGACGCCCTTTATCACAACGTAGAACATACCGTTTTAGTTACCTTAGTAGGGCAAGAAATTTTACGAGGCAAACACATCCGAGAGGGAGGAGTTGCCTGCGAAGATTGGTTGCACTGTATTATCTCCCTAGTTTGTCACGATATAGGCTACGTCAAGGGAGTTTGCCGTCAAGACAGAGACTCAGAAGGATTATATGCAACTGGCAAAGACGGAGGAATGGTTCCTCTATCTCCCGGGGCCTCTGATGCCAGCCTCACTCCTTATCATGTAGACAGAGCAAAACTGTTTATCGACGAACGTTTTGGCGGTCATAAACTAATTGATGCGACAATTATCAAACGGAATATAGAACTCACTCGTTTTCCAGTTCCCACTGCCGAAGACCATCAAGATACGATAAAATACCCGGGATTAATTCGGGCTGCCGATTTAATCGGTCAACTGAGCGATCCTCGCTATCTGAAAAAAATTACTTCCTTATTTTATGAATTTGAAGAAACAGGTGTAAATAAAGCATTAGGTTATAGTCATCCGGGAGATTTACGACGCAACTATTCCAAGTTCTATTGGCATGGAGTTTATCCATATATCAAAGATGCACTGCGCTATTTACAGCTAACTCAACAAGGCAAACAAATCATTGCTAACTTATACTCCAATGTCTTTGTTGTAGAACACGAAAAGACGCAAGAAGAATTAAAAGCATTAGTCGAACAGGTTTAA
- a CDS encoding ABC transporter permease gives MNWWQKLKKNPLARAGALLLIIFYLAVLAADFVAPYDPYVSQPNGSLLPPTQIYLKTPEGRFIGPHVYPTTQGPAILETGDRKLIVDWQKPSPLRLFVPGPTYNLLGIPLNRHLFGTTGEAKFNLLGTDEQGRDQFSRLVYGGRISLSIGLVGIVISFPLGMLVGGISGYFGGWVDTILMRGVEVMMTIPSIYLLVALAAVLPPQLNSAQRFLLIVVITSFISWAGLARVIRGQVLSIKEREFVQAAKAMGGNSLYIITRHVLPQTATYIIISATLAVPGFIVAESVLSLIGLGIQQPDPSWGNMLSLATNASILVLQPWLIWPPAFLIIITVLAFNLLGDGLRDALDPRSQQR, from the coding sequence ATGAATTGGTGGCAAAAGTTAAAAAAGAATCCTTTAGCCCGTGCCGGAGCTTTATTATTGATAATCTTTTATTTAGCAGTACTGGCTGCTGATTTCGTGGCACCTTACGACCCTTATGTTTCTCAGCCCAATGGTTCCCTACTGCCACCCACTCAAATTTATCTCAAAACTCCAGAGGGAAGATTTATCGGGCCTCACGTTTATCCAACGACTCAGGGGCCAGCGATCCTAGAAACAGGCGATCGCAAACTAATAGTAGATTGGCAAAAACCCTCACCCTTGAGATTATTCGTTCCAGGCCCAACATACAACCTTCTCGGCATTCCCCTCAATAGGCATCTTTTTGGCACCACAGGGGAAGCTAAATTTAACCTGCTAGGTACCGACGAACAAGGGCGCGATCAATTCTCTCGCCTAGTATACGGCGGAAGAATCAGCCTCAGCATAGGATTGGTCGGCATCGTCATTTCTTTCCCCCTTGGAATGCTCGTAGGTGGAATTTCCGGCTATTTTGGTGGTTGGGTAGACACTATCTTAATGCGGGGAGTAGAAGTCATGATGACCATTCCCAGCATCTATCTATTAGTTGCCCTCGCTGCCGTACTCCCACCCCAACTTAATAGCGCCCAGCGGTTTCTACTGATCGTAGTCATCACTTCTTTTATTAGCTGGGCTGGTTTAGCAAGGGTGATTAGGGGACAAGTATTATCGATTAAAGAAAGGGAATTCGTGCAAGCTGCCAAAGCTATGGGGGGAAATTCTCTTTACATCATTACCCGCCACGTTCTGCCCCAAACAGCCACCTATATCATTATTTCCGCTACCCTAGCAGTCCCCGGCTTTATCGTAGCCGAATCCGTACTCAGCTTAATCGGGCTAGGCATCCAACAGCCCGATCCCTCATGGGGGAATATGCTGTCTTTGGCCACCAATGCTTCCATTTTGGTACTCCAGCCTTGGTTAATTTGGCCACCAGCATTCCTGATTATCATCACCGTCTTAGCTTTCAACCTTTTGGGCGACGGACTGCGGGATGCCCTCGATCCTCGTAGTCAACAGCGATAG
- a CDS encoding ribose-phosphate pyrophosphokinase, with protein sequence MIRSATLTLQPTPPVIAANNRLRLFSGSANVPLAQEIARYLGMDLGPMVHKHFADGEIYIQIQESIRGCDVYLIQPTCRPVNDHLLELLIMIDACRRASARQITAVIPYYGYARADRKTAGRESITAKLVANLITEGGADRVLAMDLHSAQIQGYFDIPFDHVYGSPVIFDYLASKQLSDIVVVSPDVGGVARARAFAKKLNDAPLAIIDKRRQAHNVAEVLNVIGDVAGKTAVLVDDMIDTGGTISEGARLLRQEGARQVYACATHAVFSPPAIERLSSGLFEEVIVTNTIPIGEDRRFKQLTVLSVANVLGETIWRIHEDSSVSSMFH encoded by the coding sequence GTGATCCGCTCTGCAACTTTGACGCTTCAGCCGACACCACCGGTAATAGCTGCAAACAATCGTCTGAGATTGTTTTCTGGTTCTGCCAATGTGCCTCTTGCCCAGGAAATCGCTCGTTACCTGGGGATGGATCTCGGCCCAATGGTTCACAAACATTTTGCCGATGGGGAAATTTACATTCAGATTCAAGAGTCGATCCGGGGTTGTGATGTTTACCTGATTCAGCCAACTTGCCGTCCGGTAAACGACCATTTGTTGGAATTGCTGATCATGATCGATGCCTGCCGTCGCGCTTCGGCTAGGCAAATTACGGCAGTAATTCCCTACTATGGTTATGCTAGGGCCGATCGCAAAACGGCTGGGCGAGAATCGATTACCGCTAAGCTAGTGGCTAATTTGATTACGGAAGGTGGTGCTGACCGGGTGTTGGCAATGGATTTGCATTCGGCACAAATCCAAGGCTATTTCGATATTCCATTCGATCACGTTTACGGTTCCCCGGTCATCTTTGATTACTTAGCTAGCAAACAGCTATCGGATATCGTTGTGGTTTCGCCAGACGTAGGCGGTGTAGCTAGGGCTAGGGCATTTGCCAAAAAGCTCAACGATGCACCCCTGGCAATTATTGATAAGCGCCGTCAGGCTCATAATGTAGCGGAAGTTTTGAATGTAATTGGCGATGTCGCTGGTAAAACAGCAGTGTTGGTAGATGACATGATCGATACTGGTGGCACGATTAGCGAAGGTGCTCGCCTGCTGCGTCAGGAAGGTGCGCGTCAGGTTTATGCCTGTGCTACCCATGCGGTGTTTTCACCCCCTGCGATCGAACGTCTATCCAGCGGTTTGTTTGAAGAAGTGATTGTCACTAATACAATTCCAATTGGCGAAGACAGGCGCTTTAAGCAGCTAACCGTGCTTTCCGTGGCAAATGTATTAGGTGAAACTATCTGGCGCATTCACGAAGATAGTTCTGTAAGTAGTATGTTTCATTAA
- a CDS encoding protein kinase: MQPPLPIGTVLQNRYRLAKILGQGGFGRTYLAEDQGRFRELCALKELIPPQTNAYPLEKTKELFQREAAILYQIQHPQIPQFRATFEQDGRLFLVQEYVEGKTYRSLLAERKNTGQKFSEGEILQLLDRLLPVLNYIHGKGIIHRDISPDNIILRERDNLPVLIDFGVVKELATRFQYPDKAPPATMVGKLGYAPSEQIQTGRAYASSDLYSLAVTSVVLLTGQEPQVLFDESTLSWNWYRWIPPIHPGLTLVLNRMLSYRPGDRYQDAREVARALNDALNYQSQASPPQVKTPPALTPNISQVETLAVGSRLPELKAEIRQNISAKETSSVKTPISADPSDPDSIPTPSSSLDNPWVVAFIGMSLAILAGVGSWTLVSYLLQRQAVLPNATTTQPLPRTEPTVVFPDTKEPLPINLEPPTPTISPEPVTYSKRLDIAENQPFSLSDKLKANATVNYTFAGKQGQKLTASLQEQGILMTILGPNEEPIDNRSNRVTRWEGELPFDGNYVVQLSTVRGVTESEYKLDLLLTNVQPTPTETPTPTETPTPTPTNESSTPSNLVIDTQPVDFPEGATGTQIFSGETSPESIKRFLVNVQSGQILSVRIQNGEATLDIRHPNGLLVDSGSGVGEWESTVDEDGEYQIDVKSTNKTNFSVDISVRN; the protein is encoded by the coding sequence ATGCAACCACCGCTTCCCATTGGTACTGTTCTGCAAAACCGCTACCGCTTGGCTAAAATTTTAGGTCAAGGGGGCTTTGGTCGAACCTACCTGGCAGAAGACCAAGGGCGTTTTAGAGAACTATGCGCTCTCAAAGAATTAATTCCTCCACAAACAAATGCTTACCCATTGGAAAAGACCAAAGAACTTTTTCAACGAGAAGCAGCCATCCTTTATCAAATTCAGCATCCTCAAATTCCTCAGTTCCGCGCCACTTTCGAGCAAGACGGACGATTGTTTTTAGTGCAGGAGTACGTAGAAGGAAAAACATATCGCTCGTTACTAGCCGAACGAAAAAACACCGGGCAAAAGTTTTCCGAAGGGGAAATTTTGCAATTATTAGATCGGTTGCTCCCCGTTTTAAACTACATCCACGGCAAAGGAATTATTCACCGAGATATTTCCCCAGACAACATCATCCTCCGAGAACGGGATAACCTACCCGTGCTAATTGACTTCGGCGTTGTCAAAGAACTGGCAACTCGGTTTCAATATCCCGATAAAGCCCCACCCGCCACAATGGTAGGGAAATTAGGCTATGCACCCTCCGAACAAATTCAAACCGGGAGAGCATACGCCAGTAGCGACCTTTACTCTTTGGCAGTTACTTCCGTAGTTTTGCTGACAGGTCAAGAACCGCAAGTTTTATTTGATGAAAGTACCCTTAGCTGGAATTGGTACCGTTGGATACCGCCAATTCACCCCGGATTGACCTTGGTACTCAATCGAATGTTAAGCTATCGTCCTGGCGATCGCTATCAAGATGCCCGTGAAGTCGCCCGCGCCCTCAACGACGCCCTCAATTACCAGTCCCAAGCTTCTCCACCACAAGTAAAAACACCCCCCGCTCTCACTCCTAACATCTCTCAAGTGGAAACTCTTGCCGTTGGCTCCCGCCTACCAGAACTGAAAGCAGAAATTCGCCAAAACATCTCTGCTAAAGAAACTTCCTCCGTAAAAACCCCTATATCTGCCGATCCATCCGATCCCGACTCCATACCAACACCTAGCTCTAGTTTGGATAACCCTTGGGTTGTTGCTTTTATAGGTATGAGCCTTGCTATATTAGCTGGTGTCGGTTCTTGGACATTAGTAAGTTACTTGCTGCAACGTCAGGCGGTTCTTCCCAACGCTACAACTACACAACCCCTGCCCCGTACCGAACCAACCGTAGTATTTCCCGATACCAAAGAACCTTTACCAATCAATTTAGAACCCCCTACTCCCACAATTAGCCCCGAACCAGTTACCTATAGCAAACGACTCGATATCGCTGAAAATCAACCTTTTTCTCTCTCCGATAAACTAAAAGCTAACGCCACAGTTAATTACACTTTTGCTGGCAAACAAGGGCAAAAATTAACCGCTTCCCTCCAAGAACAAGGGATTTTGATGACAATTTTGGGGCCAAATGAAGAACCGATCGACAACCGATCGAATCGCGTAACTCGTTGGGAAGGCGAACTTCCTTTTGATGGAAATTATGTAGTTCAACTCAGTACGGTAAGGGGTGTAACGGAGAGCGAATATAAGTTAGACCTGCTTTTAACTAACGTGCAACCAACACCCACCGAAACACCAACACCCACTGAAACTCCAACACCAACACCAACTAATGAAAGTTCTACTCCTTCTAACTTAGTAATTGATACCCAACCTGTGGATTTTCCAGAAGGCGCTACGGGGACGCAGATTTTTTCGGGTGAAACCAGCCCTGAAAGTATTAAACGTTTCTTAGTAAACGTTCAATCGGGTCAAATATTAAGCGTGAGAATTCAAAATGGAGAAGCAACATTAGATATTCGCCATCCCAATGGTTTATTAGTTGATAGTGGTTCAGGTGTGGGAGAATGGGAATCTACAGTTGATGAAGATGGAGAATATCAAATAGATGTAAAATCCACTAATAAAACTAATTTCTCTGTAGATATTAGCGTGCGGAATTGA
- the bioD gene encoding dethiobiotin synthase: protein MNALLITATDTNAGKTVLTTALAAYWQKYRSAKILGIFKPIQTGIGDRELYDRLFSFHQSLEEITPLHFQAPLAPPIAAEKEGKFVDLKKVWQALENLRKQRDFVLVEALGGLGSPVTHELTVADLARDWALPTVLVVPVKLGCLAHTVANVALARQSGINLKGIVLNCVNNCTEEELADLAPIDLIQSLTNTLVLGVLPYLENTDDLDKLSQVAANLEIEILIPN, encoded by the coding sequence ATGAATGCTCTTCTGATTACTGCTACCGATACCAACGCCGGAAAAACAGTTTTAACAACAGCTTTGGCAGCATATTGGCAAAAGTACCGTTCTGCCAAGATTTTAGGTATTTTTAAGCCGATTCAAACGGGAATAGGCGATCGAGAATTATACGATCGCTTATTTTCCTTCCATCAATCTTTAGAAGAAATCACCCCTCTCCACTTCCAAGCACCCCTAGCGCCTCCCATCGCTGCCGAAAAAGAAGGTAAATTTGTTGATTTAAAAAAAGTTTGGCAAGCATTAGAAAATTTGCGAAAACAACGGGATTTTGTATTAGTAGAAGCATTAGGCGGTTTAGGTTCCCCCGTCACTCACGAATTAACAGTAGCCGATTTAGCTAGAGATTGGGCATTACCGACAGTGCTAGTAGTTCCGGTAAAATTAGGCTGTTTAGCTCACACTGTAGCGAATGTTGCCCTAGCGCGTCAGTCAGGAATTAATCTGAAGGGAATCGTGCTTAATTGTGTCAATAATTGCACCGAAGAAGAATTAGCTGATTTAGCCCCTATTGACTTAATCCAATCTTTGACAAATACTTTAGTTTTAGGTGTTTTACCTTATTTAGAAAACACCGATGATTTAGATAAATTGTCTCAAGTTGCTGCCAATTTAGAAATAGAAATTTTGATACCAAACTAA